A window of the Candidatus Neomarinimicrobiota bacterium genome harbors these coding sequences:
- a CDS encoding ABC transporter ATP-binding protein: protein MIKFDAVTKRFGDYTALEELNLEIPEGIIFGYIGPNGAGKTTTIKMLAGLLKPTSGTVHIDGYDVHADPMKAKHLFGYVPDKPYLYDKLTADELTDFVGGMYGLSRAQVESNRKELFDYFEITPWKHKRAEEYSQGMKQKLLIAMAFIHDPKIFIIDEPMMGLDPKSIRNLKTFLKEKVKSGMTIFLSTHSLSVAEELCDRIGILHQGRLIAEGPISSLAEFADDKEGTDLETLFLNLTAEENELN from the coding sequence ATGATTAAGTTCGATGCCGTCACCAAACGATTCGGTGACTATACAGCTCTCGAGGAACTGAATCTTGAAATTCCGGAAGGAATTATTTTCGGGTATATCGGGCCGAACGGCGCCGGTAAAACTACCACGATTAAAATGCTCGCCGGGTTACTTAAGCCGACTTCCGGAACGGTACATATCGATGGTTACGACGTTCATGCCGACCCTATGAAAGCCAAACATCTGTTCGGATACGTACCCGATAAACCTTACCTGTACGATAAACTGACGGCGGATGAATTAACCGATTTTGTAGGCGGGATGTACGGACTCAGCAGAGCTCAGGTCGAGTCAAACAGAAAGGAACTTTTTGATTATTTCGAAATAACACCATGGAAACATAAAAGAGCGGAAGAATACTCGCAGGGGATGAAGCAAAAACTTCTGATTGCGATGGCGTTCATCCATGATCCCAAGATATTCATAATCGATGAGCCGATGATGGGGCTCGACCCCAAAAGCATCAGGAATCTGAAAACGTTCTTAAAAGAGAAAGTAAAATCCGGAATGACGATATTTCTCTCTACCCACAGCTTATCGGTCGCCGAGGAATTATGCGATAGAATAGGGATCTTACATCAAGGCAGGCTCATTGCCGAAGGTCCGATCAGCTCACTCGCCGAATTTGCCGATGACAAAGAGGGTACCGATCTTGAAACTTTATTCTTAAACCTGACTGCGGAGGAGAATGAATTAAATTGA